Sequence from the Desulfovibrio intestinalis genome:
GCGCCGTACGGGAGTGCCCCTTATATAGCTTAAAGCTCCCCGGCGCAGGCTTTTGCGCCCAGTGTGATTATATATTTTCGCGCGCCGCCAGAGAAGGAGTTGCGCATGAAGTTGGAAAAAAAAGAACCCGGCGTACCGGGTATTGTTAATCTTCCCGATCCTGCTCCGGGCAAGGGCGGACGTAAGGTTGTGGCTTTGGCTCTGCTGGCGGTATTGCTGGTGGGTGGAGCCGCCTTCTGGCTTACGCGGGATAAAGATACTCGCGATCATTGGCGCGAACAGGCTGCCTCTGTTATTGATAACGCCACCAGCGGCACGCCTCTGGCTGGTGTGGGCGATGCCTTTCGCGACGCGCCTCCGCCGCCGCCTCCATCGGTTGTCAGTCCTTATACAGCGCCGGGTACCCTGGCTGGTCAAAATGTACAGGGAGCAGTAGGTGGCCCCGCAGACGGCACCATGCCCGGAAGCGGCCTTGCGGCAACAAACGGCGCTGCGGCCCCAACTGGTCTGCCCCCGCGAGTTACGGAAGACAGCCGCGTGCGCCCGCAGTTTGTGGAAAGTCTGGCGGCCTATCTGGTTTCGCGCTTCAAGCCCGGCCCTCGCGCTGGCACGCTTAATGTCTCGGTGCAGAACGTCAATCAGCGGTTCGGCACAAAACTTACGGGCATTGCTGAAGGCGATACCGGGGGCAGAGCGGCTCTTCTGCGCTATGCCTTTCATCCCACCATGCTGCAAGGTCTGTACAGTCTGTATGTGGACCGTTTTATGGAAGACGTGGCCCGTGAAGCAAGGGCCAAGGATTTCACTGCCGAGCAAACGCATCAACTATATATGGCGCTGGCTGGCCGCTTTGTGATGCTTGCAGGAGCGCTGGAGGGCGTTGCAGCAACGCCCGATCTGGATGCCCGCTTGCGCCAGGTGGACGCTGCTGCCCAAAGCACAGTGGACATTAACAGCCAGATGGCTGAAGCGGTATTTGAATACGACCAGTTGCGTGAATCCGGGGCGTCTCAGTCGCAGCTCAGCACGTCGCAATTACGCGTAGATGGCCTTGGGGCGCGGTTTCGCCGTTCTCTGGAAGAGCAGTCGGTGGTGCAGCGGGCTTTGGTGAACGCCATCCGGCGCGGGGCCGGGCAGACTATGGACGATGACGAACTGCTCTTCGTAGCCCGCTGGGCAGACCGCCGTCTCAAGCAGGATCCGCAGGCTATGGCATCGGTGCAGTCTTCTGCAGGTATTTTGCGCGATCTTGCCCGCCGCTTCGCTCAGGCCGCCACTGGCGCGCCCGCAGCGCACACAGGGGCAACGCAGCAGCCCGCTCATTCCGGCCCGGCGGCTGGAATGGGGGCGGCACAAGGCACGCCGCAAGGTTTGACCGTGCCCGGTGGTAATGGCGCTCTTGCTGCGCCTGCGCCCGCCCCTACGCCTGCCCCGGCACAGGTTCCGGCTCAGGGAATGGCCCCGGCTGTTCCTGCCGCGCCGCATACAGGTTCGGCGCTTACGCCGCCTGCCGCGCGTCAGGAAGCCATTGGAGCACCCGTTCAAGTGGGCGGGCAGGGCCGTTGAGCGCGCCTTGCGTCTTTTTTGTGGGCGGCACACGCAGCGGTAAAAGCGACATGGCCCAGCGCTGGGCCGAAGCTGTAGCCCCGCAACGTCTGTATCTGGCAACCTGCTGGGCCGAGGACGAAGAAATGACGCGCCGCGTGGCGCGCCATCAGGACATGCGGGGCGCTGGCTGGCAATGTCAGGAAGAACCTCTGGACCCAGCCGCCGCCCTTGACCGTCTTTTTGCCGCAGTGTCACAGGCAGACAATGCTTGCGCGCCGCAAAAAGGCGAGGCTTTCGGCAGGTCTGAAAGAGCAGAAACTCTTGTGCCGGGCGTCGTTCTGTTAGACTGCGTAAGCCTGTGGATTGCCAATCTTCTTGCCCGAGATCAGGACGAGGATACAATTTTACGCAAAGTATCGGCCCTTGGGGAGCGCCTTGCGGCACCTCCCCTGCCTGTGGCTGTGGTCAGCGCCGAGACGGGCCTGGGCCTTGTGCCCATGTCGCCTTTGGGGCGGGCCTTCAATGACGTGCTGGGCCTCGCCAATCAGAAACTGGCCCGGGTTTGCCATCATGTAGTTTTTGTCAGCTGCGGCCTGCCCCTGCCCCTCAAGGGGGCGCTGCCGGAGGAAATATGCTGAATTGTGCGCGTATAAACATCGGCACGGCCAATAGAAACGCCTTGTCGATGGCATTGTTGTGTCTTTTTCTTGTGCCGCTGTGCCTTGGACTTGCTGTTCCGTCTCTGGCAGCAGGCACGGCAGCCGCTGCGCGGCAATGTGTGGTGCAGGCGGGCAAGGCTGTGGACAGCGCCGACGCCACGGCTTTTGAAAAACTTGTGGATGTGGACGGTATTCTTGCCGACGCCCTGGATATTTTTGTGCGCCGCGCCAAACAGCCGCAGGCCGCTGCCGAACTGCCGCCTATGCTGGCCATACTGTTTTCTCAGGCCGGATCAGGCGAGCAGGGCAGCGCTACGGTGCGCGCGGTGCTGCTCAGCGAATCCCGCTCGTTTATCATGAATGGCATCAGTTCCGGCGCATTTGCAGGGCGCAAGGTGGATGGCCGCGCCGCACAGGGCGTGCTGGCTCCGCTGTTTGCAGATGCCTCCACTGGCCGCAAGGAAATTCGACAGGTGGGCGAGGCACGCGCCAAAAATGGCGACTGGCTGGTGCCCTTTACGGTGTATGACCACGGCAATGGCGAAAGCTACCGGGTAACCGGGCGGGTGAGTTTTGACGGCAGCAACGCCGGGCGTCTGGTTGCTGTTGAAAACCTTGAAGCCCTTATGGGGCAGGTAGCTGACGAAAGCCGCAGTGTGCAGTGAGGCGGTGAGCAGTTCAGCGGCTATGGCTTTGACAATTTTCTGTAAAAAATGCCCAGCCCGAGGCTTGGATGCGCATATCCGTTGATAATCGCCACAGAATTGTATTGCTTCTCTTTGTAGTGTTTGACCATCTTGTGTGGCTGTATGGCGGGCATTGGGAGCAGGCGTCTTTTGCCTATGTGGTGATGACGGAATGTCTGCGGATTTTCGTGGGCATGGCCCTTGTGGCAAGCTTTTTTTACCCAAGGATTCTGGAAGGCAGTGTTAAGTTTGTGCTGGCGTATTGCCTGGTCATGTTTGTGCTGAATCTATTTGGTTGTACGGATAAAGCGAGGAATTCCGATATCCCTGGTTCTATGGTTAATTTTTTTTGGTTCAAAAAAGACCGCTTTGTTCCCATTGAGTATGGATTTCTTGCGACAATAATTTATTCATACTTTATATTAGGTACATATTTCTTTTCCGGGAAATATATTAATCCTGAAATCATTGCAAAAAAGAACATTAACAGAGCTTGATAATA
This genomic interval carries:
- a CDS encoding bifunctional adenosylcobinamide kinase/adenosylcobinamide-phosphate guanylyltransferase produces the protein MSAPCVFFVGGTRSGKSDMAQRWAEAVAPQRLYLATCWAEDEEMTRRVARHQDMRGAGWQCQEEPLDPAAALDRLFAAVSQADNACAPQKGEAFGRSERAETLVPGVVLLDCVSLWIANLLARDQDEDTILRKVSALGERLAAPPLPVAVVSAETGLGLVPMSPLGRAFNDVLGLANQKLARVCHHVVFVSCGLPLPLKGALPEEIC